A genomic region of Bactrocera dorsalis isolate Fly_Bdor chromosome 3, ASM2337382v1, whole genome shotgun sequence contains the following coding sequences:
- the LOC115066451 gene encoding putative nuclease HARBI1 yields the protein MMQNHNLVNKRINTLLVNLLQKIKTMNELTKAILETSTKVASSEIRERSAWKFDRNGSFWEYDVEKMDDIRFRENFRLNKEAFHKIWEKVKKIGKSNSNMRLCIPLQKRVAIALYALGSSAEYRTVASLFGVGRTTVGEIVVDFCKAVCTNLSDCINSYSPSTEEVERKVQGFAHLGFPQCFGAIDGCHIEVQPKKEDAIDYYNYKGWYSVFLLASCDYRSKFSYIHVGSTGRNNDSYIFEGSSLKKFHETADIFAQSIKMIGDVNVPVLLIGDSAFRLSRYMMKPFPYSPNQPVLEKTFNYRLSKCRRVIENAFGQLKARFRKIGRGLPVAPKNVNVIIHACCILHNFLKIENDEIPSSWIQDAAEISTEIQHITLQELGKMM from the exons ATGATGCAAAACCACAATTTGGTAAACAAAAGAATAAATACATTACTAGTGAATCTGCTTCAAAAGATTAAAACGATGAATGAATTGACAAAAGCGATACTGGAAACTAGTACCAAAGTGGCGTCTTCGGAAATAAGGGAAAGAAGCGCCTGGAAATTT GACCGCAATGGCAGTTTTTGGGAGTACGATGTCGAAAAGATGGATGACATCCGATTTAGAGAAAACTTTCGTCTAAACAAGGAAGCTTTTCACAAAATATGGGAAAAGGTTAAGAAAATCGGAAAGTCCAACAGCAACATGCGACTTTGCATTCCACTTCAGAAAAGAGTGGCTATTGCGTTGTATGCGTTAGGTTCTTCAGCGGAATACAGAACTGTAGCAAGTTTATTTGGCGTAGGACGCACCACAGTTGGGGAAATAGTTGTGGATTTTTGCAAAGCTGTGTGCACAAATTTATCAGATTGCATCAATTCCTATTCCCCAAGCACAGAAGAAGTAGAGCGAAAAGTACAAGGTTTTGCACACCTTGGTTTTCCGCAATGTTTTGGAGCAATAGATGGCTGCCACATTGAGGTTCAGCCGAAAAAGGAAGATGCGATCGATTATTACAATTATAAGGGGTGGTATTCGGTTTTTCTGCTGGCAAGTTGCGACTATag atcaaaattttcatatatacatgttGGGTCAACTGGAAGAAACAACGATTCGTACATTTTTGAAGGTAGttccttaaaaaaattccatGAAACCGCTGATATTTTTGCTCAGAGCATCAAAATGATTGGAGATGTTAATGTCCCCGTATTACTTATTGGCGATTCAGCCTTTCGATTGTCGCGTTACATGATGAAGCCTTTTCCATACTCACCAAATCAACCAGTGttagaaaaaacatttaacTATCGTTTATCCAAATGTCGCAGAGTTATAGAGAATGCTTTCGGTCAACTAAAAGCCCGATTTAGAAAAATTGGCAGAGGTTTACCGGTAGCTCCAAAAAACGTTAACGTTATTATACATGCATGCtgtattttgcacaattttctaaaaattgaaaatgatgaAATTCCATCTTCGTGGATCCAAGATGCTGCAGAAATAAGTACAGAAATTCAACACATCACACTACAAGAGCTGGGGAAAATGATGTAA
- the LOC125777168 gene encoding uncharacterized protein LOC125777168 gives MAGRKKRSGWTFKDELELLEKWEARSHDLRRAKRNAHIYNEISQEMAQKYTAEEIHCKVKNRTKKYISTFREEKTKIGPSGGSPSPWRHYNAVNRIVGCTAVNSALYIETYSYSENSTLNQLLPPSDPPLSPPLPSPSCPLPPSLPSPSLSCPMPSPSPSSATRKRNFSPELLKVLKKQTDILERVADETKHVSEEIIQTVRQHNNLSERFLTLMENIAEKL, from the exons atgGCTGGCAGAAAAAAGCGTTCAGGGTGGACTTTTAAGGATGAGTTGGAGCTGCTGGAAAAATGGGAGGCACGTTCCCACGACCTCCGGCGTGCAAAGCGAAATGCTCATATATACAATGAGATTTCGCAGGAAATGGCACAAAAATACACCGCCGAGGAAATTCACTGCAAAGTGAAAAATAGGACAAAGAAATACAT CTCTACTTTCAGAGAGGAGAAAACCAAAATTGGCCCTTCTGGTGGTAGTCCCTCGCCTTGGAGGCATTATAATGCTGTGAATCGCATAGTAGGGTGTACTGCCGTTAATTCGGCTTTGTACATAGAGACATACTCGTATTCCGAG aattcaaCATTAAACCAATTGTTGCCGCCGTCCGACCCACCATTATCACCTCCGTTGCCATCGCCATCATGTCCGCTGCCACCTTCGTTGCCGTCACCATCACTGTCATGTCCGATGCCGTCACCATCACCTTCATCTGCAACAAGAAAACGTAATTTTAGCCCCGAGTTGTTAAAGgttttaaaaaaacaaacagacaTATTAGAAAGGGTTGCGGATGAAACCAAGCACGTTTCAGAGGAAATAATTCAGACTGTTCGACAGCACAATAATTTGTCAGAAAGATTTTTAACCCTTATGGAGAACATCGCAGAGaaactttaa